The Triticum urartu cultivar G1812 chromosome 6, Tu2.1, whole genome shotgun sequence genome includes the window AGCGTCGAGAATGATGTAGAGCCACCATAGCAAGACACCTTGCAATCAGCCCATATTCCCCAAGCACCACTAGACCATCACGTCCCACTGCTTTTTGCAAAGATGGGAAAAGCAGAGAACAGCATAAGGCAGGGAATCAAGTGATTGATTTCAACCGGGAATAACTTAGCCGGCGGGGTAAAGACCAACTGACTTTTGGCCACTACTCTCCAGCTATAAATAGACCACACCCGCATGCGTTAGGTGCCGTGCATCCATCAGGTTCCTTGTGTTTTTTCATGCATATGCTCGTTCTTCTTTTCGCTATTGCAAAGCCAAGAGTGCAACGCAACATCGCCCCTTTACCACGAAAACCGCCATGGCTAGAGGCTACGCAGGCCGGATCCAGGCCTTCTCCAAAGCCGCTCTTCTTGGTTTGGTCCTCTTATCCATGGTGACCTGGGTACCGCATGCGTGTTCTTGCCTGAGGGCCTTCCTCTTTGTGTCACTTCCTTCTGCTGCTTCAGCGATCGCCACACCCAAGTGCCTCTTCATCTTCTCCAACATCATCGTCCTCTTCCTCGCCACCGAGTCCAGGCTCTCGCGGAACGGTGCTCGATCCCCGAGCACTGGTGAGGATGACATAGATGCTGTGGTCCGTGAGCTTGTGGCTTTTACACATGCAATCAAAGAGACCCATGCTGCAGAAGAGATCGtcaaagcagaacaagaagttAGTGTACGCATGACCACGCAGCAGCTAGATCAATGTGAAAAGGAAGAAGAGAGCGACGTCGCACTGGTTAACAATAATGTTGGTGATGACCTGCAAGAAGAGGTGATGAAGGAAGAAGACTGTGAGGAGTCAACGGAGCTGCCTACTGAGGAGCTGAATAGGAGAGTGGAAGACTTCATTGCAAGATTCAACATGGAGAGGCAGCTCGAGGCAAGGATGGTCGTGTGTTGCTGCTGAGGAAACTGGCTTAATCATGTTTGTCTTTGTGTAATTAAGGTATTTGCCAAAGCTGGTACTAGTACCTTATCAAGTCACCTGTGTTTGTGTAATTAAGGTATTTGCCAAAGTTGGTACTGGTACCTTATCAAGTCACTTGTGTTTGTGTAATTAAGGTATTTGCCAAAGATGGTACCAGTACCTTATCAAGTCACTTGTGTTTGTGTAATTAAGGTATTTGCCAAAGCCGGCACTGGTACCTTATCAAGTCAAATGTGCAGCAAGCTGAAATAACATGCTTGTGATGTATATTCCATGTTCGCTATTATGCAAGCAACAAAATTACATCTTCCTTTTTTATTTCCGACTTTCGATGCAGATCAGTGGTTGAGATTAGAACTTGCCTCTTCAGCTAAAGGGTAAGTTATCCTTTTAGCTGAAGAAGTGAGTTATCCTTCTAGTTTTTGATAAGTAAAGCTGGACAGATTACCCCTTTCAAGtactttttttgggggggggggggggggtgggcgTGTCTCGACTGTTACCATGATCTTTATGTATTTGTGGAAATTGCCAGATTTGTATACCTCTACGAGTATCAACAAAAGTTCTTTATGGGAGGTAGTATGTTATATATAGCTATGAAATTTCAGGAACAAACTCAAATGAACCAGATAATATGAAATTTATAAGCCGCAAAATGAATAGTGGCAAAATCACTCGTGGTACATGATTCATATGATGTATATGTGATAGATCAATACGAAGGTAGCATCGTGTAAGCAGCACGCAACGAAGATTCTCTCGTGCCTACACCTGTCGGTAACGCGTAGCAAGTTAACCTATCATGTCGTGTCCGGATCATGGTAACAGTCGAGAGGGAACATTCGGTACTGCAGAATGGAGCACTGCTCTGCCTTTACCGTGTGATAATTTGATATGGAATCCGAGTACCTGGAGCTCTCCAGGCCATGAAACATGTGCATCACTCAGTGGGTTCCCTTGGCTTGCAAGAGTGTGTGGTTTCTGGCGATGGAAGAATAGATAAGAAGACGGAAAGATAAA containing:
- the LOC125514939 gene encoding uncharacterized protein LOC125514939, which translates into the protein MARGYAGRIQAFSKAALLGLVLLSMVTWVPHACSCLRAFLFVSLPSAASAIATPKCLFIFSNIIVLFLATESRLSRNGARSPSTGEDDIDAVVRELVAFTHAIKETHAAEEIVKAEQEVSVRMTTQQLDQCEKEEESDVALVNNNVGDDLQEEVMKEEDCEESTELPTEELNRRVEDFIARFNMERQLEARMVVCCC